One genomic region from Anopheles bellator chromosome 2, idAnoBellAS_SP24_06.2, whole genome shotgun sequence encodes:
- the LOC131212699 gene encoding phosphopantothenate--cysteine ligase, protein MTSHWEDFYATHLPPNCFEDNRSLLKEFCDRHYKLKSNIVLVTSGGTTVPLEHNTVRFVDNFSAGNRGSASAEYFLEHGYAVIFMHRTKSLEPFSRHFTGQQLLDMLELHEEGMSTTITVKPDSVDVLAPVLDKYKNAQETHRMLYITFTSVVDYMWLLRAACESLAPFERNAVLFLAAAVSDFYVPQDEMPTHKIQSGHGAPTISLQLVPKMLAPLVSLWVPHAYVVSFKLETDEALLIAKSRESLNKYKHKLVIANILQTRKNRVVFVTPSSNYEIVLTKDQALTGLEIEEPIVADVVRRHQDYAREPEQQTQ, encoded by the exons ATGACGTCTCACTGGGAGGACTTCTATGCCACCCATTTACCACCGAACTGTTTCGAGGATAACCGATCCCTGCTAAAGGAATTCTGCGACCGTCACTACAAACTGAAGAGTAACATCGTGCTTGTTACG TCCGGTGGTACTACTGTTCCGCTGGAACATAACACAGTTCGATTCGTCGATAATTTCAGTGCAGGCAATCGAGGGTCAGCGTCTGCGGAGTATTTTCTCGAACATGGCTACGCTGTCATCTTCATGCACCGCACAAAATCTCTGGAGCCCTTTTCGCGTCACTTCACCGGCCAACAATTGCTCGACATGCTGGAATTACATGAGGAGGGTAtgagcaccaccatcaccg TTAAACCTGACTCAGTGGATGTTCTGGCACCGGTGCTCGACAAGTATAAGAATGCGCAAGAAACGCATCGGATGCTGTACATAACCTTCACCAGTGTTGTCGACTATATGTGGTTATTGCGTGCTGCCTGTGAGTCGCTGGCACCGTTTGAACGAAACGCGGTCCTGTTTCTAGCGGCAGCCGTATCAGACTTCTATGTACCGCAGGACGAAATGCCAACACACAAGATCCAGTCGGGGCATGGAGCTCCAACGATATCGCTACAGCTTGTACCGAAGATGCTGGCACCGCTTGTAAGCCTCTGGGTACCGCATGCGTATGTTGTGTCGTTCAAACTCGAAACCGACGAGGCTCTACTGATCGCCAAGTCGCGAGAAAGTCTTAATAAGTACAAACACAAACTCGTCATTGCGAACATACTGCAAACACGCAAAAACCGGGTTGTGTTTGTTACACCAAGCAGTAATTACGAGATTGTGCTTACCAAAGATCAGGCCCTGACTGGGTTGGAAATCGAGGAACCGATCGTTGCGGATGTTGTACGACGGCATCAGGATTATGCGCGCGAACCCGAGCAACAAACGCAATGA